Genomic window (bacterium):
TGGAGCGCCATATCGATACCGGCCGAGACACCCGCTGATGTCATGATGTTGCCGGAATCCACAAAGCGTCGATCGTTGAGCACTGTGATGTTGTGCTGGCCGGCCTGGTTGATCGATTGCATGAGTTCGATCGCTCCCCAGTGAGTGGTCGCTTCCATTCCATTCAAAAGTCCGGCTTTGGTGAGAAGCAGCGCGCCTGTGCAAACCGAAGTCGTAAGCGTTGCGCTTGAAGAAACATTCCGGATCCATTCAAGAGTTTCTTGATCTGAAAGAAGAGACCTCGTTCCAAAACCTCCAGGAACAACAAGCAAATCTATTTTGGGATGGTCCGAAAAAGAATAATCAGGCAACACCCCTAAACCGCCGGTCGCTATGATTTTCGATGTGGACTTCGCAACGGTAAATACTTGAAAGGGAGCGGAGTCATTTGATCGTCGCGATTCAATTCCGGGCGTGATCCGGGTACGGGAGAAAACTTCGAAAGGGCCGGCAAAATCCAGAACTTCCACATCGGGAAAAAGGAGAATGCCTGTATTCAGTCGCTTTGTCATGTTGTATATGATATCAGGGAACCTAGGAGCGCAGGCTTCCAGCCTGCATTATGGGCCTCTGGCCTGCTCTGATAAGGATTCGGATGTCTCATCGAACAGCGATAACAGCGATCTTAATGATTCTACTTCTCACTAATTCTTTCATTGCGGGCACCGAAAAAATCCGGATCATGCCGCAAAAATGAAGGCAAATAAAATGTCCATGATTCCCACTCTGAAACTCTTCAGCGGGCCGCATTATTTTCAATTACATTTTGAAAGAGGTCGGAGTTTTTTCCGAAGCGGGAGGACAAATTCTGTTCGGCACTGATGTTGGCTACATCAAAGATTACGATCCGACGCAGGAATATGAATACATGGCGCAGGCTGGTTTA
Coding sequences:
- a CDS encoding DJ-1/PfpI family protein produces the protein MTKRLNTGILLFPDVEVLDFAGPFEVFSRTRITPGIESRRSNDSAPFQVFTVAKSTSKIIATGGLGVLPDYSFSDHPKIDLLVVPGGFGTRSLLSDQETLEWIRNVSSSATLTTSVCTGALLLTKAGLLNGMEATTHWGAIELMQSINQAGQHNITVLNDRRFVDSGNIMTSAGVSAGIDMALHIVEQMFGKAVADETATYIEYRRQVP